The genomic segment GACACCAGCACCACCACGGTGGAATCCTTCCGAGCCGCCAGCAGGCAATGGGCCGACGGCCCCGGCTGGCGGGCCAGCTGCCTGGACTACCTCGGCGACGAGCTGGCGATGGCCTTCGTCCTGCCCGACAAGGGCAAGGACCAGGCCCTGCTGGACGGCTGGGCCACGGGTGGCCTGCACCGGATGCTGACCGGCTGGCGCACCGCCCAGGTGGCATTGACCGTACCGATGTGGCAGCACGAGCAGGAGCTCGTCCTGAAGGAGGCGCTTCACAGGATGGGCATCAAACACCTCTTCGTCGAGGACACGGACGTGGACCTGACTGGCATCCGCGACGAGGAGATGGCCCTCACCGCGGTGGTGCAGAAGACGTGGATCTCCGTCGACGAGAAGGGCACCGAGGCCGCCGCCGCCACTGCCGCCTATGTGGGGGCCACGTCCGCCCAGCCTCCCCAGGAACGCCACGACCTCGTACTGGACCGCCCCTTCTGGTACGTCATCTTCGACCGCCAGACCACGACGCCCCTGTTCGTGGGGCGAGTCGCGAAGCCTTAGGCCTCGACGGGCTCGGCCGCCGGGGAATCCCAGGTCATCGGGAGCAGGGCCTCCGGGCGGGTCAGCGCTTCGTCGTCGGTGCGGAAGGTGCGCACCGGGCCGACGCCGGTCAGCCGGGTCTCGAAACGCACCGTCACCCGCCCCAGACCGGAGCCCCAGACCCAGCCGCGGCCGAAGTCCGGGTGCTCCATCTCGCTGCCGGGGCTCCATCCGCCGCGGCCGCGCACCCGCACGGGCGGTGCTTCGAGGCTGGTGGTGACCACGTCCTGCTCACGCACCTGGTCACCCTCCAGGTCGAAGAGTTCCTCCTGCGCCGCCTGGGTGAAGTTGGCGACACCGACGCCCAGCAGGCGCACCCCCTCGCGGACGTCGAGGGCGGCGAGCAGGTCTCGTGCCACCTGGGCGATCCGCTCCGTGCTGTCCGTCGCCCCGTTCAGGGTGCGAGAACGGGTCCAGGTGGTGAAGTCCCCCAACCGCACCTTCAGCGTGATGGTGCGGGCGAACTGGCCGGAACGCCGCAGCCGGTCCGCGACGATGGCGGCGTCCCGGGTGGCGGTCCGCTCCAGTTCCGGCCGGTCCGTCAGGTCCGTCTCGAAGGTGTCCTCGATGGAGATGGACTTGGCCTCCCGGTGTGGACTCACCGGCCGGTCGTCCCGGGCGAAGGCCAGCTCGTGCAGCGCCTCGCCCCAGGTACGCCCCACCTCACGGACCAGCTCGGCCGGCTCGGCCCGCTGGAGGTCCGCGACGGTCTTGATCCCCAACCGCTCCAACTTCTCCATCGTCACCGGCCCGACCCCGGGGACCGCTCGGGCCGGCAGTGGGGAGACCACCTCCACCTCACTGCCCGGGCTCACCACCAGCAGACCATTGGGCTTGGCCATCTCGCTGCCCACCTTGGCGATGAACTTGCTGGAGCCGATCCCGACGCTCGCCGTCAGTCCCTCGGTGCGCTCGAAGAGGTCCGCGCGCAGCTGCTGCCCCAGCGCCCGCAGCGCGTCGAGGTCACGGCAGTCGTGGCCTCCGGCCTCCAGGTCCACGAAGGCCTCGTCGATGCTCAATGGTTCCACCAGCGGCGACAGCTCCCGGAGCAGTGCCATCACGATCTGGCTGGACTGGCGGTAGACGTCGTAGCGGCCGGACAGGAAGGCGGCATTCGGAGCCCTGCGCCGTGCCTCGTGGGAAGGCATCGCGGAACGCACCCCGAAGGCACGCGCCTCATAGCTGGCCGTCGAGACCACGCCGCGCTGCCCCACGCCCCCGACGATCACC from the Luteococcus japonicus genome contains:
- a CDS encoding DNA polymerase IV yields the protein MRPTASILHLDLDAFFAAVEQRDKPSLRGKPVIVGGVGQRGVVSTASYEARAFGVRSAMPSHEARRRAPNAAFLSGRYDVYRQSSQIVMALLRELSPLVEPLSIDEAFVDLEAGGHDCRDLDALRALGQQLRADLFERTEGLTASVGIGSSKFIAKVGSEMAKPNGLLVVSPGSEVEVVSPLPARAVPGVGPVTMEKLERLGIKTVADLQRAEPAELVREVGRTWGEALHELAFARDDRPVSPHREAKSISIEDTFETDLTDRPELERTATRDAAIVADRLRRSGQFARTITLKVRLGDFTTWTRSRTLNGATDSTERIAQVARDLLAALDVREGVRLLGVGVANFTQAAQEELFDLEGDQVREQDVVTTSLEAPPVRVRGRGGWSPGSEMEHPDFGRGWVWGSGLGRVTVRFETRLTGVGPVRTFRTDDEALTRPEALLPMTWDSPAAEPVEA